ATGCGTGATGCAGCTGCAAATGATGCAGTGATCTTGTTCGTAGGTACTAAGAAACAAGCTGCTGATGCTGTTGCAGAAGAAGCTGTTCGTGCAGGTCAATACTTCATCAACCACCGTTGGTTGGGTGGAACTCTTACTAACTGGGGAACAATCCAAAAACGTATCGCTCGTTTGAAAGAAATCAAACGCATGGAAGAAGATGGAACTTTTGAAGTTCTTCCTAAGAAAGAAGTTGCATTGTTGAACAAACAACGCGCTCGTCTTGAAAAATTCTTGGGCGGTATCGAAGACATGCCTCGTATCCCAGACGTAATGTACGTTGTGGATCCACATAAAGAACAAATCGCTGTTAAAGAAGCTAAGAAATTGGGTATCCCAGTTGTAGCGATGGTCGACACAAACACTGACCCAGATGATATCGATGTTATCATCCCAGCGAACGATGACGCTATCCGTGCTGTTAAATTGATCACTGCGAAAATGGCTGACGCTGTTATCGAAGGACGTCAAGGTGAAGACAGTGTTGCTACAGTAGAAGCTGAATTGGCAGCTACTGAAGGTCAAGCTGATTCAATCGAAGAAATCGTTGAAGTTGTAGAAGGCGACAACGCTTAATTTCATTCAATAAGTAACGAACCTAAGAGGGCAGGGCTCAGCCCGACCCTCTTATTTTATTAAAAAATATAGGAGAACAAAAATGGCAGAAATTACAGCTAAGCTTGTAAAAGAATTGCGTGAAAAATCTGGTGCCGGTGTCATGGACGCTAAAAAGGCATTGGTTGAAGTTGAAGGTGATATCGAAAAAGCGATCGAATTGCTTCGCGAAAAAGGTATGGCTAAAGCAGCTAAGAAAGCTGACCGTGTTGCCGCTGAAGGTTTGACTGGTGTTTATGTCAACGGTAATGTTGCAGCAGTTGTTGAAGTGAATGCTGAAACTGACTTCGTTGCGAAAAACGCTCAATTCGTTGAATTGGTAAACGCAACAGCGAAAGTGATCGCTGAAGGTAAACCAGCTAACAACGAAGAAGCTCTTGCTTTGACAATGCCTTCAGGTGAAACTCTTGAAGCTGCATACGTATCTGCAACAGCTACAATCGGTGAAAAGATTTCATTCCGTCGTTTTGCTTTGCTTGAAAAAACAGATGCACAACACTTCGGTGCTTACCAACACAACGGTGGACGTATCGGTGTTATCTCTGTGATCGAAGGTGGAGACGAAGCACTTGCTAAACAAATCTCAATGCACATCGCTGCAATGAAACCAACTGTTCTTTCATACAAAGAATTGGATGAACAATTCGTGAAAGATGAATTGGCACAATTGAACCACGTCATCGACCAAGATAACGAAAGCCGTGCAATGGTTGGTAAACCAGCTCTTCCACACTTGAAATTCGGTTCAAAAGCACAATTGACTGACGAAGTGGTTGCTCAAGCTGAAGAAGATATCAAAGCTGAATTGGCGGCTGAAGGTAAACCAGAAAAAATCTGGGATAAAATCATCCCAGGTAAAATGGATCGCTTCTTCTTGGACAACACAAAAGTTGACCAAGCCTACACTCTTCTTGCACAAGTCTACATCATGGATGACAGCAAGACAGTTGAAGCTTACCTTGAATCAGTAAATGCTTCAGTTATCGAATTCGTTCGTTTTGAAGTTGGTGAAGGTATTGAAAAAGCTTCAAATGACTTTGAAGCAGAAGTTGCAGCTACAATGGCAGCAGCTCTTAACAACTAAGAATAAAAAAATAAGAGGTTTCCTTCGAAACCTCTTTTTTGTATGTAAAGGACTGAAGGCGTTGCTTCAGTCTTTTGGTTAATGTGCGAAGGTATCGATTCCTAGAAGCAGGGACAGGGTTCCCATGATGAGGCCGGCTAGTATCACTCCGAGCATGACTGCGAGGCTACTGCGTTTGAAGTCCCAGTCAAGGATAGAAGCTGCAAGGGCCCCAGTCCAAGCCCCAGTCCCCGGAAGAGGAATTCCAACGAAGAGCAATAGGGCCCAGAAGATTCCTTTGTCACCCGCAGCTTTTTCTAATTTCTGTCCGCCTCTATGGCCTTTATTGAGACACCAGCTAAAAAAGCCTCCGATAATTGGTTTTTTTGCCCCCCAAGTAAGAATATGGCGGGCGAAAAAGAAGATCAGAGGGACTGGGAGAAGGTTTCCGATCACTCCAATGAGGAGCGCTGTCCATAAAGGAATGCCATTTGCAATGGCAAAAGGGATGGCTCCGCGCAATTCAACGAGGGGAACCATGGAGATCAGGAAGGTAAAGATATATTTCATTGGTTATGCCTTTCGATTAGTCCTCTTCATTCTATCGTATCTTTTCTCAATTGACAACTATGATCTTTTTTAATCTTTTATCTTGACTTTCTGGTGGAGGAAGCATATAATAAAGACATAGTTAATTAGAATCATTATAAAAAGGAGAAATGACATGACAACTATGAAACATGAAGCAGCTACTGATGTAGCAACTTTTGCACCTTCAAATAAAGAAACTCTTCCAGAAACAAAAGCTCTCTTGAACCAAGTCGTAGCAGATCTCTACGTGGCTCACATTGCCCTTCACCAAGTACACTGGTATATGCGTGGACGTGGCTTTATGGTTTGGCATCCAAAAATGGACGAATACATGGACAGCTTGGATGCAACCTTAGATGAAGTGAGCGAACGCTTGATCACTCTTGGTGGTGCGCCATATTCTAGCATGACTGAATTTTTGGAACACAGCAATATTGAAGAACGCCGTGGAACATTTACAAAAAATGTAGAAGAAAGCTTGACACGTGTTCTTGAAATCTTCCATTACCTTGATGGCCTTTACCAAAAAGCTTTGAATGTTACCGATGCTGAAGGCGACGATGTAACCAACGATATCTTTGTTGGGGCTAAAGCAGAACTTGAAAAGAACATTTGGATGGTGGCTGCTGAACTTGGTCAAGAACCAGGATTATAAGATCATAAAAAAATAGAAGCCGTGGGCTTCTATTTTTTTGGTTTGTAGGAGATTTCCACTAATTAAAGGAATTCTTAATCTAACTATAGTTGGAGCGAAATCGAGGCCTATCGCTCCTATTTTTTTGGTATAGTTAATATGTGATTTTCTGTAAGCGTTCGCAGGTATAAGAAAGCGCTTACAAATTTAACAGTTAATCCTAAGAGGAGGTTTTTATGGGAAAGTCTTTTTTTGAAAAGCGTCCTGTTTTTAGTATTCGTAAGCTCTCAGTTGGAGCTTGTTCTGTTGTGATTGGGCTTTCTGCCTTGGGTCTTTCAAGGGTCCATGCGGAAGAAAAGCCAGCCCTCGAAAGTGAACCGACTTCGATGGAGACACCAAGTGTTGTAACTGAAAACTCAGAAACGGAAGTTCCTGAAGCTGGTGCAATGGTTTCAGAAGCTCCAGCTGTCATCACCCCTACCAGAGCTGAGGGAAAGCCGGCGCCTCAAGGCGAAGGCCAGCCTGTTTCAGCTTCATCTGAGCGTGCTACAGGAACGGAAGAAACAGCTGTTCCAGATCAAAATCGTGTAGCGGAGGATATTGTGCAAGATCGAGAACGTGATTTTAATAAAGATTGGTATTTTAAATTAAATGCAGCTCCTGGTGCAGAAGGGCGTCAAGTGGATGTCAAGGATTGGAAAAAATTAGATCTTCCTCATGACTGGTCTATTTTCTTTGATTTTGATCACAACTCTCCTGCTCAAAATGAAGGGGGTCAATTAAACGGTGGGGATGCTTGGTATCGTAAGACCTTCCGTTTGGATGACAAAGATTTAGATAAGAAGGTCCGCTTGGAATTTGGCGGGGTTTACATGGATTCCAAAGTCTATGTAAACGGACAATTCGTCGGTCATTATCCAAATGGCTACAATGCCTTTTCTTATGATATTACTCCTTATTTGAACGCAGATGGAAGCGAGAATACCATCGCCGTTCATGTGGTCAATCAACAACCAAGTAGCCGTTGGTATTCTGGTAGCGGGATTTACCGGGATGTTAAGCTGAGTGTGACGGACAAGGTTCATTTAGCGCAGTATGGGACTACGATTACGACCCCTCAGTTGGAAAAACAGAAAGATGGGGCAGTAGATACGGTGGTGAAGAGCCGCATTGTCAACCAGGATGATCAAGCCCATAGTATTTATGCGGAATATGAAATTGTCGATCAAAATGGCCAAGTGGTGAGCGAAAAAACGCGCAGTGAAGCACAAGCTGTTCTAGCAGGTCAAGCGATCAACCTTTCTCAAACCTTGCATGTTGAAAAACCAACCCTCTGGGATGTGAAAACGGATCATCCAGCTCTCTATACCTTGTATACGCGGGTTTATCGGGATTCGCAGTTGGTCGATGTGCAAAAGGAACGCTTTGGTTATCGCTATCTCAACTGGACGCCAGAAGGTGGCTTCTTCCTCAATGGGGTGGCGACGAAATTCCACGGAGTATCCCTTCACCATGACCACGGGGCTCTTGGAGCTGAGGAAAATTACAAGGCTGAATACCGTCGTCTCAAACAGATGAAAGACATGGGGGTCAATGCCATCCGGACGACCCACAACCCAGCCAGTGAACAAACCTTAAAAATTGCTGCTGAGTTGGGCTTGATGGTCCAAGAAGAAGCCTTTGATACCTGGTATGGTGGTAAGAAACAATACGATTATGGTCGTTTCTTTGAAAAAGATGCCACTCACCCAGAAGCTCGTAAGGGGGATACTTGGTCCGATTACGATCTACGAACCATGGTAGAACGGGACAAGAACAATCCAGCCATTGTCATGTGGTCAATCGGTAACGAAGTCGGTGAAGCAGATGGTTCAGACAAATCTGTCGCAACTGTTCGTCGCTTGGTCAAGACCATCAAGGACGTGGATGCAACCCGCTATGTCACTATGGGAGCTGATAAATTCCGCTTTGGTGATGGATCAGGAGGCCATGAAAAGGTAGCGGCAGAGCTCGATGCGGTTGGTTTCAACTATTCAGAGGCCAACTATGAAAGCTTACGGGCGAAACATCCAAACTGGCTCATTTATGGTTCTGAAACCTCTTCTGCGACGCGGACACGGGGCTCTTACTACCACCCTGAAAGAGAATGGGTCGGAAGCAACCAAGAAGATCGCCACTATGAACAATCAGACTACGGCAATGATCGGGTTGGTTGGGGTCGGACAGCGACAGCCTCTTGGACCTTTGACCGCGATCATGCCGGCTATGCAGGGCAATTTATCTGGACTGGTACGGACTATATCGGTGAGCCAACTCCATGGCACAACCAAAATGACACACCTGTGAAAAGTTCTTACTTCGGTATTGTCGATACGGCCGGTCTTCCAAAGAATGATTTTTACCTCTACCAAAGCCAATGGGTATCGGCTGAAAAGCATCCGATGGTGCATCTCTTGCCACATTGGAACTGGGACAACCCAGAATTGGCCAATCGTGTCATGGATGAAGAAGGTCGGATTCCTGTTCGGACCTTCTCCAATGCCCACAGTGTGGAATTGATTGTCAATGGGGAATCACAAGGAGTGAAGACCTTTACCAAGAAGACCACAGCTGATGGCCGGACTTACCAAGAAGGGGCAAATCCGGATGAACTCTATCTAGAGTGGTTGGTTCCTTATGTGCCAGGTAAGGTGGAAGCCATTGCCCGCAACGAAGCAGGCGACGTGATTGCGAAAGATCAAGTCGAAACAGCCGGCAAGCCTGCAGGTGTCCGTTTGTTGAAAGAAGAACACGCGATTGCAGCGGACGGTAAGGATTTGACCTATATTACCTATGAAATCGTCGATGAAGAAGGTCGTGTTGTACCAACTGCCAATAATTTGGTGCATTTCCATTTGCATGGACAAGGCCAAATTGTCGGTGTCGATAATGGGGAACAAGCCAGCCGTGAACGCTACAAAGCGCAGGAAGATGGCTCATGGCAACGTCGGGCCTTTAACGGCAAAGGGGTTGTGATTGTCAAATCAACTGAGCAAGCAGGTGCCTTTACCCTGTATGCAGACTCAGATCGCTTGCAATCAGACCAAGTCAGCCTCTTTACAGGTAAGAAGGACCAAGCAGAACGCACTGTATTAGGTGTGGAACCTGTTCGACAAAGTGCTTATCTAGGAGAAAAACCAACCTTACCAAGTAAGGTCAATGTGGTCTATAGTGATGGCAAGGCCCAAGAAGAAGCCGTTGAATGGGATGCGGCAGACTATAGCCGTGCTGGCCAAGTCCGTGTGACAGGTCATGTTCAAGGACGCACGGTCGAAGCTCTGGTCGATGTGATCGGCGTGGAACAAGTCCTTCCAGTCATCAAACAAATCCCACAGGGAGCAGATCTAGCAACAGTGGATAAGGCTGTGCAATTAGTCTTCACTGATGGGACCACTGCCCACTATGAGGTCGATCAATGGACCTTGGAAGCTGGTCAAGAAGATCAATTGTCTACACCGGGAGCACGCTTGAAGGCGACAGGACTCCTAGGCAATGGGGAAACGGTCCAAGCGACACTAGTGGTTGCAGGAGGAGATGTAGCCAAGGCTAAGAAACCAACGGTTCAGATAGATGGGGTAGCCCTTCCAAAATTTGGTAGTGGCAACCATACTATTTTCCGTCCGCTGGCTTATGGTCAAGAACCAGGTCAAGTCACAGCAAGTGCAGAAAATGCTCAAGTGACGGTCCTACAAGCTAATCGCGAAAATGGTTTGAAAGCCCAAATCTTTGTGACTGCTAAGGATACGGGAGCTGTACAGACCTATGTGGTCCAATTCCAAGAAGAAAGTCCACAGATCGAGCGCCTAGAATTGCGTCTGCCAGAAGGACAGGAACTCAAGGAAGACCAAACGGTACCACTTGAAGTCATTGCCCATTACCAAGATGGTAGCCAGGCAAGTCTCAAAGCAGATCAAATCGATGTGAAAACAAGAGCTGGTAGCCAAGGAAAAGCCGTCGCAACCAATAAAGGTTTGGAATTGCGAGAAGCAGGATTGGTTCATTTAGAAGCCAACTACCAAGGACAAACGGGAGAAGTCAGCTTTACCATCACGCCAAATCTAGAAGAAAAAACGGTTGTGAAGGTGCGTCCTGTACGGATCAGCACCGATCGAAACGTTTTGCCAGCTCTTCCAGAAACCGTCTTGGTCGAGTATGATAAGGGATTCCCGAAAGAAAAACGCGTGACCTGGGATGCTGTAACCGCAGATCAAGTCAAGGATTACCATAGCTTTAAAGTCACAGGTCATGTAGAGGGTGTGGAAAAAGAAGCCCAAGCTCAAGTGACGGTTGAAGGCATTATTGCTGTAGAAGAAGTCAGCACCACCACTCCAGTCGGCGAGAAACCAGCTCTTCCAGAAAGCGTGCGGACCTATCACTCTAATGGTAAGACCTATACAGCTAAGGTGGCCTGGGATGCGGTCGATCCGCAACTCTTGGCCAAAGAAGGAGAAGTTGTCCTAGCTGGTCGTGTAGAAGGAACGGATCTTCCAACACGTCTTCATATTCGTGTTTCCGCAAACACAGTCAAGGGGGCCAACGTAGCAGAGCAATGGACAGGATCTGTCTTGCCACTCGCTTTTGCAAGTGACTCTAACGATGCAGATCCAGTTGCTAAGGTCAATGATAAGGTCATCTCCTTTACCGATGCTCCAGCTAACCGTTGGACCAACTGGGGCCGTGACAATGCGGAAGATTCGGTTGGTATCTTGTTTGGGGATTCTGGTATCTTGACCAAGCGAGCAGTGGACAACCTCCATGTTGGTTTCCATGAAGACCACGGCGTTGGCGCTCCAAGTGAATATGTGATTGAGTACTATACAGGGGAACAAATCCCAACAGTTCCAAGCAATCCAAATCGCGTCAAAGACGAAACAGACCATCCATTTAACAATCCAGCTAACTGGAAAGAAGTCAGCAACCTAACCGTTGAAGAACCGGTAGCAGCTGGTAAGATGAATCATTTCAGTTTTGATAAAGTCGACACCTATGCCGTTCGGATCCGCATGAAGACACCAGAAGGCAAACGTGGAAGCTCTATTTCAGAGATTCAGATCTTTGCCAATAAGGTGGCGGCAGAAGAAAAGAGCCAGTTGACCATTCGCGTCAATGGCGATGTATTGCCAGGTGTCAACCCAAGTGTGACCGATTACTACATCGATGCGCGTGATCGGGCTTATCCACAAGTGGAAGCGACAGCTAGCCATCACGGCCTTGCAACGGTTGTGCCAAGCGTCCATGAAGGGGAGCCAATCCGTGTCATCCATAAAGCGGAAGATGGTACCATCTTACAAGAATACCGCCTCCATCTCACAAGTGATGCAGAAAAACTGAAACAAGCTACTCCAGTAGCAGTAGAAGCAGGCAGCCGTTTTGTGAAAGTCGGTCAAGATCTGGTTCTACCATCTACCGTAGGTGTCTACTTCCAAGGGGATACAGGCTATGAACGCAAGGAACTTACGGTGGACTGGCAGGCTGTACCAGCTGATGCACTTTCTCATGAAGGCAGCTTCACGCTGGAAGGAAAAGTCCTTGGCTATGATCTGACAGCTCAGCTGACCGTCCGGGTGTCCGAAAAGACAGGAGAAAACCTCTCTGTGAACCGTGACTACAATGCAGAAGATACCAGAGCATTTGCCAGTGAAACCAATGATTTCGATCCAAACCAAATCGACTATATCGATTACATCAACGATGGTGGCTACAACGAATACTATCGCTGGACCAACTGGAAGAGAGAACCGGATCAAACCGAAGCCTTTGCTGGTCTCATTTTCAAGAAAAATGGTCAAGTAACAGAGCGTTTGGTCAATAAAGTAGCGGTCGACTTCTTTGCAGATCAGGAAACAGGTCTGCCAACTAAGACGGTTCTTGAACGCTATATTGGTCCAGACTTTGATGTCCCAGATGACTATGGCAATCTGAAAAATCTTCCAGATCACCCATTTAACCAAGCCTCTAACTGGGAAGAGATCCCTTATAGCTTGGATTATGACTTTGAAGCTGGTTATATTTCTAACCTCAGCTTCAATGAAACTAGAACCAAAGCCATCCGTTTAAGAATGGTCCGTGATGAACATCTAAAAGGGATCGGAATCATTGAATTGAGCGCCTATGCCCCAACAGAAGAGGCTCAGGCAACAACTGATGTCACCATCCAAGTGAATGGCAAAGACCTAGAAGGCTTTAACCCAGATGTGACAGATTATCATCTAGAGTATGAGGGAGACCGTCCAATCGTTTCGGCACAAGGTAAGAATGGAACAGCCGTTACGGTCGTGGATACTAAAAGTGCCAATGCCCCTGTGCTTGTCAAGGTTGTCTCAGAAGATGGCAAGCTCGAAAAAGTATATCAACTTTCTCTCTCCGCAAAAGCACCTACAGGCTCAGCCATTCCTGAAGAAGGGGTTAAGAATCTGGTCCATACCAAGCCAGAGTTGGTGATTGAGCCAGAAGAGATGGACTTTGAACGCCTAGAACGTCCAAATGCGGATCTTCCAAAAGGTGAGAAACGTGTGATTCAAGAAGGTCAAAAAGGCCGCAAATTGCGCTTGGTGGAAGTTTCTCAAGAAAATGGTGTGGAAAGCCGGAAGGAACTAGATGCCTTTGTAGAGCTAGATCCAGTGGCAGAAATTACAGAGGTGGGCACAAAAGAAGTACTTCCAGACACTCCACAACCAGAGCCACAGCCACAACCGCAGCCAGAACCACAACCAGAGCCACAGCCAGAACCAGAGCCACAGCCAGGACCACAGCCGCAACCGCAGCCACAGCCACAGTCACAACCGCTTCCGAACCCAGAAGGTCCTCATGTCTCAGAAGGACCAGTAGCTACCGCAACTCCTCAAGCATCTCTTGAGGTCAAAGCGGTGCGCCAGGAAGGGACAGATGCAATAGAGAAGGAAGTCGAGAAAGACACTCAAACACCAGCAGTTTCAGCGGCTCCAGTTTCCGAAGGTACATTACCAAATACAGGAACGGAAGAAAGCGTCGCAAGCCTCGTTGCTGGAATCTTAGCGGCAGGCCTTGCCAGTGCTGTGCTGGACGATCAGAAAAAAAGAGCCAATAAGGCCAAGTAAAACAGCTAGAGAAACTAGTAAAAAATGGTGAAAAGTTCACAGG
The Streptococcus parasanguinis genome window above contains:
- a CDS encoding Ig-like domain-containing protein: MGKSFFEKRPVFSIRKLSVGACSVVIGLSALGLSRVHAEEKPALESEPTSMETPSVVTENSETEVPEAGAMVSEAPAVITPTRAEGKPAPQGEGQPVSASSERATGTEETAVPDQNRVAEDIVQDRERDFNKDWYFKLNAAPGAEGRQVDVKDWKKLDLPHDWSIFFDFDHNSPAQNEGGQLNGGDAWYRKTFRLDDKDLDKKVRLEFGGVYMDSKVYVNGQFVGHYPNGYNAFSYDITPYLNADGSENTIAVHVVNQQPSSRWYSGSGIYRDVKLSVTDKVHLAQYGTTITTPQLEKQKDGAVDTVVKSRIVNQDDQAHSIYAEYEIVDQNGQVVSEKTRSEAQAVLAGQAINLSQTLHVEKPTLWDVKTDHPALYTLYTRVYRDSQLVDVQKERFGYRYLNWTPEGGFFLNGVATKFHGVSLHHDHGALGAEENYKAEYRRLKQMKDMGVNAIRTTHNPASEQTLKIAAELGLMVQEEAFDTWYGGKKQYDYGRFFEKDATHPEARKGDTWSDYDLRTMVERDKNNPAIVMWSIGNEVGEADGSDKSVATVRRLVKTIKDVDATRYVTMGADKFRFGDGSGGHEKVAAELDAVGFNYSEANYESLRAKHPNWLIYGSETSSATRTRGSYYHPEREWVGSNQEDRHYEQSDYGNDRVGWGRTATASWTFDRDHAGYAGQFIWTGTDYIGEPTPWHNQNDTPVKSSYFGIVDTAGLPKNDFYLYQSQWVSAEKHPMVHLLPHWNWDNPELANRVMDEEGRIPVRTFSNAHSVELIVNGESQGVKTFTKKTTADGRTYQEGANPDELYLEWLVPYVPGKVEAIARNEAGDVIAKDQVETAGKPAGVRLLKEEHAIAADGKDLTYITYEIVDEEGRVVPTANNLVHFHLHGQGQIVGVDNGEQASRERYKAQEDGSWQRRAFNGKGVVIVKSTEQAGAFTLYADSDRLQSDQVSLFTGKKDQAERTVLGVEPVRQSAYLGEKPTLPSKVNVVYSDGKAQEEAVEWDAADYSRAGQVRVTGHVQGRTVEALVDVIGVEQVLPVIKQIPQGADLATVDKAVQLVFTDGTTAHYEVDQWTLEAGQEDQLSTPGARLKATGLLGNGETVQATLVVAGGDVAKAKKPTVQIDGVALPKFGSGNHTIFRPLAYGQEPGQVTASAENAQVTVLQANRENGLKAQIFVTAKDTGAVQTYVVQFQEESPQIERLELRLPEGQELKEDQTVPLEVIAHYQDGSQASLKADQIDVKTRAGSQGKAVATNKGLELREAGLVHLEANYQGQTGEVSFTITPNLEEKTVVKVRPVRISTDRNVLPALPETVLVEYDKGFPKEKRVTWDAVTADQVKDYHSFKVTGHVEGVEKEAQAQVTVEGIIAVEEVSTTTPVGEKPALPESVRTYHSNGKTYTAKVAWDAVDPQLLAKEGEVVLAGRVEGTDLPTRLHIRVSANTVKGANVAEQWTGSVLPLAFASDSNDADPVAKVNDKVISFTDAPANRWTNWGRDNAEDSVGILFGDSGILTKRAVDNLHVGFHEDHGVGAPSEYVIEYYTGEQIPTVPSNPNRVKDETDHPFNNPANWKEVSNLTVEEPVAAGKMNHFSFDKVDTYAVRIRMKTPEGKRGSSISEIQIFANKVAAEEKSQLTIRVNGDVLPGVNPSVTDYYIDARDRAYPQVEATASHHGLATVVPSVHEGEPIRVIHKAEDGTILQEYRLHLTSDAEKLKQATPVAVEAGSRFVKVGQDLVLPSTVGVYFQGDTGYERKELTVDWQAVPADALSHEGSFTLEGKVLGYDLTAQLTVRVSEKTGENLSVNRDYNAEDTRAFASETNDFDPNQIDYIDYINDGGYNEYYRWTNWKREPDQTEAFAGLIFKKNGQVTERLVNKVAVDFFADQETGLPTKTVLERYIGPDFDVPDDYGNLKNLPDHPFNQASNWEEIPYSLDYDFEAGYISNLSFNETRTKAIRLRMVRDEHLKGIGIIELSAYAPTEEAQATTDVTIQVNGKDLEGFNPDVTDYHLEYEGDRPIVSAQGKNGTAVTVVDTKSANAPVLVKVVSEDGKLEKVYQLSLSAKAPTGSAIPEEGVKNLVHTKPELVIEPEEMDFERLERPNADLPKGEKRVIQEGQKGRKLRLVEVSQENGVESRKELDAFVELDPVAEITEVGTKEVLPDTPQPEPQPQPQPEPQPEPQPEPEPQPGPQPQPQPQPQSQPLPNPEGPHVSEGPVATATPQASLEVKAVRQEGTDAIEKEVEKDTQTPAVSAAPVSEGTLPNTGTEESVASLVAGILAAGLASAVLDDQKKRANKAK
- the tsf gene encoding translation elongation factor Ts, producing the protein MAEITAKLVKELREKSGAGVMDAKKALVEVEGDIEKAIELLREKGMAKAAKKADRVAAEGLTGVYVNGNVAAVVEVNAETDFVAKNAQFVELVNATAKVIAEGKPANNEEALALTMPSGETLEAAYVSATATIGEKISFRRFALLEKTDAQHFGAYQHNGGRIGVISVIEGGDEALAKQISMHIAAMKPTVLSYKELDEQFVKDELAQLNHVIDQDNESRAMVGKPALPHLKFGSKAQLTDEVVAQAEEDIKAELAAEGKPEKIWDKIIPGKMDRFFLDNTKVDQAYTLLAQVYIMDDSKTVEAYLESVNASVIEFVRFEVGEGIEKASNDFEAEVAATMAAALNN
- a CDS encoding Dps family protein — its product is MTTMKHEAATDVATFAPSNKETLPETKALLNQVVADLYVAHIALHQVHWYMRGRGFMVWHPKMDEYMDSLDATLDEVSERLITLGGAPYSSMTEFLEHSNIEERRGTFTKNVEESLTRVLEIFHYLDGLYQKALNVTDAEGDDVTNDIFVGAKAELEKNIWMVAAELGQEPGL
- a CDS encoding COG2426 family protein — its product is MKYIFTFLISMVPLVELRGAIPFAIANGIPLWTALLIGVIGNLLPVPLIFFFARHILTWGAKKPIIGGFFSWCLNKGHRGGQKLEKAAGDKGIFWALLLFVGIPLPGTGAWTGALAASILDWDFKRSSLAVMLGVILAGLIMGTLSLLLGIDTFAH
- the rpsB gene encoding 30S ribosomal protein S2 — its product is MAVISMKQLLEAGVHFGHQTRRWNPKMAKYIFTERNGIHVIDLQQTVKYADQAYDFMRDAAANDAVILFVGTKKQAADAVAEEAVRAGQYFINHRWLGGTLTNWGTIQKRIARLKEIKRMEEDGTFEVLPKKEVALLNKQRARLEKFLGGIEDMPRIPDVMYVVDPHKEQIAVKEAKKLGIPVVAMVDTNTDPDDIDVIIPANDDAIRAVKLITAKMADAVIEGRQGEDSVATVEAELAATEGQADSIEEIVEVVEGDNA